GATGTCCTGCGCTTCTGGGGCAGGGACTCGCTGGGCCCGGTTCCCATGGCGCTGATCATGTGGATGGTGATCGTCGTGATTGCCGGCTTCGTGCTCTCGCGGACCACCTTCGGTCGAAGGCTGTACGCCGTGGGAGGCAATGCCCGGACGGCCTATCTCTCGGGCGTGAACGTCGATGGCGTCAAGATCGCCGCCTACACCGCCTGCAGCTTCCTGGCCGGAATTGCCGGCCTGATCCTGGTAGGGTACGTTGGCACCGCCGACAACTGGCTGGGCAACGGCTACGAGCTCAACGCCATCGCCGCGGTCGTCATCGGCGGCACGGCCTTCGAGGGTGGCAAAGGAGGGCAGCTAGGGACGGTCGCCGGGGTGCTGATCCTGACGGTGCTGTTCAACCTGGTGCTGATGCTGCAGTTCGATGAAGAAGCGCGGCGGATCGTGAAAGGCGTGGTCATCCTCCTGGCGGTTGCGCTGTATGCCCGTCTGCGCACTCGCCGCTAACGTGTCGTCAGATGGCAACTTCTGAGTTGATCACCCCGAAAGGAGGTGGAGACAGAGCCAAGGCTGACCCGACTAGCAAGTCCGTGAGAGATGCTCGTCAAAATTCCAAGGA
This sequence is a window from Anaerolineales bacterium. Protein-coding genes within it:
- a CDS encoding ABC transporter permease, coding for MGQVLVPEPSGPRVRELLRAQSDVRRRWLQAAAIWIVLGLLVLAASLLSPVFLTPRNITNILKQAAPLGILAVGETLVILTGGIDLSVASVMASVSIFAAGITDGQDELVVPVVAFCLVFSILVGLGNGLMVTKLRIPPFIATLGMILVVQGVRFVYSKGMPKTYIPDVLRFWGRDSLGPVPMALIMWMVIVVIAGFVLSRTTFGRRLYAVGGNARTAYLSGVNVDGVKIAAYTACSFLAGIAGLILVGYVGTADNWLGNGYELNAIAAVVIGGTAFEGGKGGQLGTVAGVLILTVLFNLVLMLQFDEEARRIVKGVVILLAVALYARLRTRR